A single region of the Bifidobacterium asteroides DSM 20089 genome encodes:
- the purE gene encoding 5-(carboxyamino)imidazole ribonucleotide mutase, with amino-acid sequence MADNTHEGARVAVIMGSSSDWETMKEACRMLDRFAIVYTKEVISAHRTPGRMAEFAHQARSQGIGVIIAGAGGAAHLPGMVAAQTTLPVIGVPVKSHALNGVDSLLSIVQMPAGIPVATTAIGASGATNAGLLAASILSINDSELAQALDDYRTELARSVEASNAQLV; translated from the coding sequence ATGGCTGACAATACACATGAAGGGGCACGCGTCGCAGTGATCATGGGATCATCAAGCGACTGGGAGACGATGAAGGAAGCCTGTCGGATGCTGGACCGGTTTGCTATCGTCTACACCAAGGAGGTCATCTCCGCTCATCGCACACCCGGGCGCATGGCGGAGTTTGCGCATCAGGCCCGGAGCCAGGGCATAGGGGTCATCATCGCCGGGGCCGGCGGAGCAGCCCATCTGCCTGGAATGGTAGCAGCACAGACCACGCTGCCGGTCATCGGGGTGCCAGTGAAATCCCACGCCCTGAACGGGGTCGATTCTCTCCTGTCCATCGTGCAGATGCCCGCCGGTATTCCTGTGGCGACCACGGCCATAGGGGCATCCGGGGCCACCAATGCCGGCCTGCTGGCGGCTTCGATTCTCTCCATCAACGATTCCGAACTGGCGCAGGCCCTGGATGACTACCGTACCGAGCTGGCCCGATCCGTGGAGGCATCCAATGCCCAGCTTGTCTGA
- a CDS encoding 1-deoxy-D-xylulose-5-phosphate synthase: MGKLLDSIDSPKDLKVLSLEELNRLADEIRQLLIRFCRRHGGHLGSNLATIEPIIALHYVFDMPDDHVIFDVSHQAYTHKILTGRRRAYTDPEHQEDLSGFTSPKESRYDDFMLGHTGTSIGLACGMAAQRDATGGKANIIAFIGDGSLSSGPAFEGLDWAAEQGGNLIIVVNDNEMSIAENHGGLYRSLAALRASGGRSPDNPFRALGLDYRYVEEGNRIEDLIEAFRQVKDSDHPVVVHIHTRKGLGLGQGSRGQIGPASMDQNNGETAHMTSLPDLPAEGPVEANHWQDGLDSLDRLPNSRKTYGRMAMQALETRFPQEPGLIVISPATPLSNGIDPDFRQRAGNHYRDVGIAESHAIAYAAGIAKAGGTPVVATSATFFQRAYDQIEQEMALNGSAVTLLVFSTGVAKTDATHSGTADMVMMRGIPGLTCLAPTSGFEFLDMLAWATGPARQPVVIRVPGERTLATERAGKPMELAANSSKTNAECGSDAGPWNHYRILQEGKTVALLALGDALPLGRDLADSLERSTGLKPTLVDPHRYDRLDEQTLDTLTVSHSLVVTIEDGQLDGGWGQAVAAYYGPSQVHTLAFGAAKEFNDRVPKTTLLERYGMTVPAMTRAISDALADQASWI, translated from the coding sequence ATGGGCAAGCTTCTGGACAGCATCGACTCCCCAAAGGATCTGAAGGTTCTCTCCTTGGAAGAGCTGAATCGACTGGCCGACGAGATCCGTCAGCTCTTGATACGCTTCTGTCGACGTCACGGCGGCCACCTGGGCTCCAACCTGGCCACCATCGAACCTATCATCGCCCTGCACTACGTCTTTGACATGCCTGACGATCATGTAATCTTCGACGTCTCCCATCAGGCCTACACCCACAAGATCCTGACCGGTCGGCGCCGGGCTTACACAGACCCCGAGCATCAGGAGGATTTGTCCGGATTCACCTCGCCTAAGGAGAGCCGCTACGACGACTTCATGCTGGGGCATACCGGCACCTCCATCGGCCTGGCCTGCGGGATGGCCGCCCAGCGGGATGCGACCGGCGGCAAGGCCAACATCATCGCCTTCATTGGCGACGGCTCCCTGAGCAGCGGGCCGGCCTTCGAGGGGCTGGACTGGGCTGCCGAACAGGGCGGCAACCTGATCATCGTGGTCAATGACAACGAAATGTCCATTGCAGAGAACCATGGGGGACTCTACAGGAGTCTGGCGGCCCTGCGTGCCAGCGGGGGACGCAGCCCGGACAATCCCTTCCGCGCCCTTGGACTGGACTACCGTTACGTGGAAGAGGGCAACCGGATCGAGGACCTGATCGAGGCCTTCCGTCAGGTCAAGGACTCCGACCATCCGGTGGTGGTCCATATCCACACCCGCAAGGGCCTGGGGCTTGGCCAGGGCAGTCGGGGGCAGATTGGGCCGGCTTCCATGGACCAGAACAATGGGGAAACAGCACATATGACTTCCCTGCCGGATTTGCCCGCCGAAGGTCCGGTGGAAGCCAACCACTGGCAGGACGGCTTGGACTCTCTGGATCGCCTGCCAAATTCACGAAAAACCTACGGAAGAATGGCCATGCAGGCCCTGGAAACCAGGTTCCCACAAGAGCCGGGCCTGATAGTCATCTCCCCAGCCACGCCGCTGTCAAACGGCATCGATCCCGACTTCCGCCAGCGGGCCGGTAACCACTACCGGGACGTGGGCATCGCCGAATCCCACGCGATAGCCTATGCCGCGGGAATCGCCAAGGCTGGAGGCACTCCCGTGGTCGCCACGTCGGCCACCTTCTTCCAGAGGGCCTACGACCAGATCGAGCAGGAGATGGCTTTGAACGGCAGTGCGGTGACTCTGCTCGTTTTCTCAACTGGCGTTGCCAAAACCGATGCCACGCATTCAGGTACGGCCGACATGGTCATGATGCGAGGCATCCCTGGATTGACCTGCCTGGCTCCGACCAGCGGGTTCGAGTTCCTGGACATGCTGGCCTGGGCAACGGGTCCGGCCCGGCAGCCGGTGGTCATCAGGGTACCCGGCGAGCGCACTCTGGCGACAGAACGCGCAGGCAAGCCGATGGAGCTGGCTGCAAATTCCTCGAAGACCAATGCTGAATGCGGATCGGACGCTGGTCCCTGGAATCACTATCGAATCCTGCAAGAAGGTAAGACCGTAGCCCTGCTGGCTCTCGGCGATGCCCTTCCACTTGGCCGCGATCTTGCTGATTCCTTGGAGAGGTCCACGGGGCTGAAGCCCACACTGGTGGACCCGCATCGCTATGACCGCCTGGATGAGCAGACCCTGGACACCCTGACCGTTTCTCACTCCCTGGTGGTCACCATCGAGGACGGTCAGCTGGACGGCGGCTGGGGCCAAGCCGTGGCTGCATACTACGGGCCTAGTCAGGTTCACACCCTGGCCTTCGGAGCGGCCAAGGAGTTCAACGACCGGGTCCCCAAGACCACCCTGCTGGAAAGGTATGGCATGACCGTTCCGGCAATGACTCGAGCCATATCGGATGCCCTTGCCGACCAGGCTTCATGGATCTGA
- a CDS encoding NUDIX hydrolase — protein MNNADELGSTSPLQEIRRRKVFEEAGGADFTVTAVDVKVRDTGADMTLHVASVKQGQPGVICVAVVEQGGEDFYLIARHWRVAVEDWLWEFPRGMGEQGENPQTTAIRELHEETGLWAQPDAVHQLHRLHADAGVLQDDVRVMEIRLDDVSSIPVVDSVNQGGDWELEDLHWLRSADITNMIRDGRLIDGPTIAAFSIREIDRRRR, from the coding sequence GTGAACAACGCTGATGAGCTCGGTTCTACGAGTCCTTTGCAGGAGATAAGGCGTAGAAAAGTCTTCGAGGAAGCAGGGGGAGCCGACTTTACCGTGACTGCTGTGGACGTCAAGGTAAGGGACACGGGTGCTGACATGACCTTGCACGTTGCGTCTGTCAAACAGGGTCAACCAGGCGTGATTTGTGTGGCGGTCGTAGAACAGGGGGGAGAGGACTTCTATCTTATAGCGCGCCACTGGCGGGTTGCTGTAGAAGACTGGTTGTGGGAATTTCCGCGAGGCATGGGAGAGCAAGGTGAAAATCCCCAGACCACAGCCATTCGTGAATTGCATGAAGAGACCGGATTGTGGGCTCAGCCGGACGCCGTCCACCAGTTGCATAGGCTTCATGCCGATGCCGGGGTGCTCCAAGACGACGTGCGGGTGATGGAAATACGGCTTGATGACGTTTCATCTATCCCTGTAGTCGACAGCGTCAACCAGGGCGGTGATTGGGAATTAGAGGATCTGCATTGGCTGCGATCGGCTGATATAACCAATATGATTCGTGATGGGCGACTGATTGATGGGCCTACCATAGCTGCATTCTCAATACGGGAGATTGATAGGCGAAGGCGGTGA
- a CDS encoding TM2 domain-containing protein yields MSNKSKVTAAILAFFLGGFGIHNFYLGKTGRGVAQLLITIFVLFIGPLISSIWAIVEGAQILGSHPGSPYHMDGKGLQLQD; encoded by the coding sequence ATGTCGAACAAGTCGAAGGTCACGGCGGCCATCCTGGCTTTCTTCCTGGGCGGCTTCGGCATACACAACTTTTATCTGGGCAAGACCGGGCGCGGGGTCGCCCAGCTGCTGATCACCATCTTCGTTCTCTTCATAGGCCCTCTCATCTCTTCGATCTGGGCCATCGTAGAAGGCGCGCAGATTCTTGGCTCACATCCGGGGTCGCCTTACCACATGGACGGCAAGGGACTCCAGCTGCAGGATTAA
- a CDS encoding MFS transporter, which translates to MTNKTKSASKSPKRWVYTPKKITFLRSLGYGLNDLNGSAWGTLVGSYLMVFLTTYANLNAGLVGTMLLILKLLDMAICGILGGISDHLFSTWVGRKLGRRHTLFLFGAILTAICFPLLFTIHPGSYIWYFVVLLLLETAQDFDNIAYETLATEMTDNADERVKLSSVRMFISAFGTFAVTGLPAVLLKALGENSGSAYTISGIIFGIALAAGTLVTYFSTWEFSPEHVQEFEANHKQDKHKGLGEVANDYLQVLKTKACRRTVVIYFVSYFGKDCFNTAFFYYAIFLIGMSQANAQAASSLSILGMLVVPVATFFMQRKGPKPLWTTAFGLQLFVLATYAIVYFSGITLNPTFMFVLVFLLSAIWQIGRQTAEYTVWNVIPLVPDVDTMVSGKLRAGAFAAVQTFTRKVTGALGSALIGWILTLSGFNQHASVQSGSAKMGIMVAFALVPIVCFIYSLYLARTFNLDQHSHKIIKDEINRLQAGGSKADVDPDTKRVVEDLTGYRYEDVWKTGQ; encoded by the coding sequence ATGACAAACAAGACAAAATCAGCTTCGAAGTCTCCGAAGCGCTGGGTATACACTCCGAAGAAAATCACCTTCCTGCGCAGCCTGGGTTATGGCTTAAATGATCTCAATGGCTCTGCCTGGGGGACGCTTGTCGGATCCTATCTGATGGTGTTTCTGACCACCTACGCGAATTTGAATGCCGGGTTGGTGGGCACCATGTTGCTCATCCTCAAGCTCTTGGATATGGCTATTTGCGGCATCCTGGGCGGAATCAGTGACCACCTGTTCTCTACGTGGGTGGGCAGGAAGCTGGGAAGGCGACACACGCTGTTCCTGTTCGGCGCAATCCTGACGGCCATATGCTTCCCCCTGCTTTTCACGATTCATCCGGGTTCCTACATCTGGTATTTCGTCGTTCTTCTCCTTCTTGAAACAGCGCAGGATTTCGATAACATCGCCTATGAAACCCTGGCTACGGAAATGACCGACAATGCTGATGAGCGAGTCAAGCTTTCCTCCGTCCGTATGTTCATCTCGGCCTTCGGCACCTTTGCCGTGACCGGTCTGCCTGCCGTCCTGCTCAAGGCGCTGGGTGAGAACAGCGGCAGCGCCTATACGATTTCCGGTATTATCTTTGGCATAGCCTTGGCAGCCGGGACCTTGGTCACCTATTTCTCCACCTGGGAGTTCTCCCCTGAACATGTGCAGGAGTTTGAAGCAAACCATAAGCAGGACAAGCACAAGGGCCTGGGCGAAGTCGCCAATGATTACCTGCAGGTACTCAAAACCAAGGCTTGTCGCAGGACTGTGGTTATTTACTTTGTCTCCTACTTCGGCAAGGATTGCTTCAATACCGCCTTCTTCTACTATGCCATCTTCCTGATCGGCATGAGCCAGGCCAATGCACAGGCAGCATCCAGTCTGTCCATTCTTGGCATGCTGGTCGTCCCCGTGGCCACCTTCTTCATGCAGAGGAAGGGCCCCAAGCCACTGTGGACGACGGCCTTTGGCCTGCAACTATTCGTCCTGGCGACGTACGCGATCGTCTACTTCTCGGGAATAACGCTCAACCCAACATTCATGTTCGTCCTTGTCTTCCTGCTTTCCGCAATCTGGCAGATAGGCAGGCAGACGGCTGAGTACACCGTTTGGAACGTGATTCCTTTGGTGCCGGACGTGGACACCATGGTGTCCGGGAAGCTGCGGGCTGGAGCCTTCGCTGCTGTTCAGACCTTTACCCGCAAGGTCACAGGCGCTTTGGGCTCCGCCTTGATCGGTTGGATTCTCACTTTGAGCGGATTCAACCAGCATGCCTCGGTGCAGAGCGGTTCGGCCAAAATGGGCATCATGGTGGCTTTCGCCCTGGTGCCAATCGTTTGCTTCATCTATTCTCTCTACCTGGCCCGTACCTTCAACCTTGATCAGCATTCGCACAAGATAATCAAAGACGAGATCAACCGTCTGCAGGCTGGTGGCTCCAAGGCCGATGTCGACCCAGACACCAAGCGTGTCGTTGAGGACCTGACAGGTTACCGGTATGAGGATGTTTGGAAGACCGGACAGTAG
- a CDS encoding glycoside hydrolase family 28 protein, giving the protein MNKDTTTVSAGDFSSIQEAIDHLAKCDGARVLTIPKGTTETGPLELISDLTIILEKGAVLKFKDDPHLYKPIWTRWEGIECHAMHPLLYAADCHNITIDGEGIIDGNGAWWWRTFAQIERTDRTQPQEDYELELARLNPDYKERAGGGARPSTQFLRPPLIQFWKCTAVKLKGITVQNSPFWTIHFVYCTQVTIDGVTVRNPANAINTDALDIDSSTNVAVSNSLFDVGDDAITLKSGSGPDGLRVNKPTAHVNVKDCTILASHGGIAIGSETAGGINDVNVEKCTFSGTQRGIRLKSRRGRGGTIKGITLRHLEMDHCWCPIVLGMYFAPGVLPQEEDYVLSKSAQPVEATTPHIRNIRIEDVRADNVRSTAAFIVGLPESPIENVSIDQFEWHLAPEEELMETWHTEPTKGLFHDADRGLKTINVRNLYINGEQR; this is encoded by the coding sequence ATGAATAAAGATACCACGACGGTGAGTGCCGGTGATTTCTCCAGCATTCAAGAGGCTATAGATCACTTGGCGAAATGCGATGGGGCGAGGGTGCTGACCATACCCAAGGGGACCACGGAAACAGGGCCGCTCGAGCTCATTTCCGATCTCACCATCATTCTCGAAAAAGGTGCGGTTCTGAAATTCAAGGATGATCCGCACCTGTATAAGCCCATTTGGACACGATGGGAGGGGATTGAATGCCATGCCATGCATCCTCTGCTCTATGCGGCGGACTGCCACAATATAACCATTGACGGAGAGGGGATTATCGATGGCAATGGAGCATGGTGGTGGCGTACCTTTGCGCAGATCGAACGCACCGACAGAACGCAGCCGCAGGAAGACTACGAGCTGGAACTTGCCAGGCTCAACCCTGATTACAAGGAACGCGCAGGTGGCGGGGCGCGTCCTTCGACGCAATTCCTGAGACCTCCGCTTATACAGTTCTGGAAGTGCACAGCGGTCAAACTAAAGGGGATCACTGTTCAAAATTCGCCATTCTGGACTATTCATTTTGTCTATTGCACGCAGGTGACCATTGATGGCGTGACTGTCAGGAACCCGGCGAACGCCATTAATACGGATGCTTTGGATATTGATTCTTCAACGAACGTTGCTGTGTCGAACTCTTTGTTCGATGTGGGTGATGATGCCATCACCCTCAAATCGGGCAGTGGCCCCGACGGACTGCGCGTCAACAAGCCGACGGCACATGTCAATGTAAAAGACTGCACCATCCTGGCCAGTCACGGCGGTATAGCCATTGGCAGCGAAACCGCTGGGGGCATCAATGACGTGAATGTGGAAAAATGTACCTTCTCAGGCACTCAACGTGGCATACGCCTGAAAAGCAGGCGGGGGCGCGGCGGCACCATAAAGGGGATCACCTTGCGTCATCTTGAAATGGATCACTGCTGGTGCCCGATCGTCCTGGGCATGTATTTTGCACCTGGGGTTCTACCCCAGGAGGAGGATTACGTCCTCAGCAAGTCGGCGCAACCGGTGGAAGCGACCACCCCTCATATTCGCAATATCAGGATTGAAGACGTACGGGCCGACAACGTCCGTTCAACCGCCGCCTTCATCGTTGGGCTCCCCGAGAGTCCCATCGAAAACGTCAGCATCGATCAGTTCGAATGGCATCTGGCCCCTGAGGAGGAGCTGATGGAGACCTGGCATACAGAACCGACCAAAGGCCTGTTCCATGATGCAGATCGAGGGCTGAAAACCATAAATGTTCGCAACCTTTACATCAATGGAGAGCAAAGGTAA
- a CDS encoding AraC family transcriptional regulator: MDIDKILFSMSQDELKNVREHRKMTEIKNSSFTLKNGRVIIRDSYFLNDRKVYISKCSRFADYPEHGHSFLEMNYVYSGSSSQTVNGQQQHLNMGDLLLMSKNTVHAIAAPSREDIIINLMFPVENFDASSLGSIMHYNAYVFDFLMHNMTSQDESTYMIFRSSKYPTIQQLLRQIMEKYYSDSYLTGEIIRLEVTILFMELIENVPVETYREDQQQVIHDPVLKVLQMLRENAADLTLEETARELGYNRNYLGSLIKKRTGRTFKEIQTDERLNRAHFLAENTQLPMDKIIAMVGWSNKTYFYKKYRTRYGCLPRGNDGSK, from the coding sequence ATGGATATCGACAAGATACTATTCTCAATGAGTCAGGACGAGCTGAAAAACGTCCGAGAGCACAGGAAGATGACTGAAATCAAAAACAGTTCATTCACCCTGAAGAACGGCCGGGTCATTATCAGAGACTCATATTTTCTGAATGACAGAAAGGTCTATATCAGCAAGTGCTCCAGATTCGCCGACTATCCGGAACACGGCCACAGCTTTCTGGAGATGAACTACGTCTACTCCGGAAGCTCCAGTCAGACAGTGAACGGTCAGCAGCAACACCTCAATATGGGCGATCTGCTCCTCATGTCAAAAAACACCGTTCACGCAATTGCTGCGCCCAGCCGGGAGGACATCATAATCAACCTCATGTTTCCGGTCGAGAATTTTGATGCCAGCAGCCTGGGAAGCATCATGCACTACAACGCATATGTTTTTGACTTCCTCATGCACAATATGACCAGCCAGGACGAGAGCACATACATGATATTCAGGAGCTCAAAATACCCGACGATACAACAGCTGCTGAGGCAAATCATGGAAAAATACTATTCGGACAGCTATCTGACCGGCGAGATTATCCGACTGGAGGTCACAATCCTATTCATGGAACTGATCGAGAACGTACCCGTAGAGACGTATCGAGAGGATCAGCAGCAGGTCATTCATGATCCGGTACTGAAAGTCCTGCAGATGCTTCGGGAGAATGCCGCCGATCTGACTCTGGAAGAAACCGCACGGGAGCTAGGTTATAACCGCAATTACCTGGGAAGCCTGATCAAGAAGCGCACAGGAAGAACGTTTAAGGAAATTCAGACTGACGAACGTCTCAACCGAGCGCATTTCCTGGCTGAGAATACACAGCTGCCGATGGACAAGATCATTGCCATGGTCGGCTGGAGCAATAAAACCTATTTTTACAAAAAATACCGAACCAGATACGGTTGTTTGCCACGCGGCAACGACGGAAGCAAATAG
- a CDS encoding multicopper oxidase domain-containing protein — MQNDQKMRKSGGRTALPRSRMALLIGAGLAALLGLVAALIRADLIHPSDRVPLADLHGGLMVYGFLGAAIGLERAVAYRSGGSKKPSWGFLAPALGLLGSLLCLLSLIVSSRAAAPSWVRVEFFGGIPWTLSMLVLTAMYLAIWHRQPSAEVLIQVLGSLVGLVGAFGWVAGLDASVLAPTWLFFLILTIVGERVELARAVFSDIRLESGILVLSLLTVLMLPVQAMVPSVGYPLLGLALALLLLVMASHDVAKGTFRHGGLPGFMGTCMLSAYAWGLLAALIWMVAPLDSSAYWGDMALHALAVGFIMTMVIAHVCMIVPSVIRRPLPFHPLLWGAWALMQVGLLIRLLGAIRLYTPLWKAGNLLNVLGILSMMMTVVYLAARGKQVLASKRYRRRQPEDSQTEHVGTLALRTDLVATAATVLVLVAAMVLMAFRPTLAVSVGAAPNTGGVQEASSKSIQPTGHTSRASIRVKGMAFVPDSITINAGDRLVVEFQNTGDQRHDLVFANGKSTGSVPVGQSVSVDVGVLGGDTLGWCSLAGHRQMGMELKVKARGGTTTEQVQSSAQKMTMSQVPSASKLKSQAEKSDPAKATLPPLDDQGRAGTRKYTLDVKERKEQVAAGLTRTVWSFDDEGDPRDEGSRPLAQGPVLRGRVGDTFEVTIRNRGSMSHSIDFHAGPAVPQTMMRNIEPGKELLYTFTADRAGIWMYHCSSDPMSNHIANGMYGAVVVDDGALPPVAAEYVLVQSEIYLGSNGGTADAERVAAMSPDIMTFNGRAFQYDAHPLKLGKGQRVRIWVLDAGPNQPLSFHIVGTQFDTVWTEGRYLIGGGSGGNSSVSSAGAQVLPLLPAQGGFVELRVDQPGDYSIVNHVMSLAEKGAHGILQVS, encoded by the coding sequence ATGCAGAATGATCAGAAGATGCGCAAGTCCGGCGGCAGAACCGCTTTGCCCAGATCCAGGATGGCCCTTCTCATAGGCGCAGGTCTGGCTGCGCTGCTTGGCCTTGTAGCGGCGCTGATTCGTGCGGACCTGATTCACCCTTCAGACAGGGTTCCCCTGGCTGACCTGCACGGCGGGCTCATGGTCTATGGGTTTTTGGGCGCCGCCATTGGTCTGGAGAGGGCGGTGGCTTATCGCAGCGGCGGATCCAAGAAACCCTCCTGGGGCTTTCTTGCTCCTGCCTTGGGCTTGCTGGGGTCTCTGCTCTGCCTGCTCTCGCTCATAGTTTCGAGCCGCGCTGCTGCCCCGTCATGGGTCAGGGTGGAGTTTTTTGGCGGCATTCCGTGGACTTTGTCCATGTTAGTCCTGACGGCCATGTATCTGGCCATCTGGCACCGTCAGCCTTCTGCAGAGGTTCTCATACAGGTTCTCGGATCCCTGGTGGGTCTGGTCGGAGCTTTTGGATGGGTTGCAGGATTGGACGCCTCGGTTCTGGCTCCAACCTGGCTCTTCTTTCTGATTCTGACCATCGTCGGGGAGCGGGTGGAGCTGGCCAGGGCGGTCTTCTCGGATATCCGACTTGAATCGGGAATTCTGGTTTTGAGCCTCCTGACTGTCCTGATGCTGCCTGTTCAAGCCATGGTGCCTTCGGTCGGTTATCCGCTTCTGGGATTGGCTTTGGCCCTGCTTCTCCTGGTCATGGCCAGTCACGATGTGGCCAAAGGCACCTTCCGGCATGGCGGTCTGCCAGGATTCATGGGCACCTGCATGCTGTCGGCCTACGCCTGGGGGCTTCTGGCTGCGCTCATCTGGATGGTGGCGCCCTTGGATTCCAGCGCCTACTGGGGCGATATGGCGCTGCATGCCTTGGCTGTGGGATTCATCATGACCATGGTCATCGCCCATGTCTGTATGATCGTTCCCTCGGTCATTCGCAGGCCCCTGCCTTTTCACCCCCTCCTCTGGGGTGCCTGGGCACTTATGCAGGTTGGTTTGCTGATCAGGCTTCTTGGAGCCATCCGGCTCTACACGCCCTTATGGAAGGCGGGAAACCTGCTGAACGTCCTGGGAATCCTCTCCATGATGATGACTGTGGTTTACCTGGCTGCTCGTGGCAAGCAGGTTCTGGCATCCAAACGCTACCGTCGTCGCCAGCCCGAGGACTCGCAAACCGAACATGTCGGGACCCTGGCCCTGAGGACGGATCTGGTTGCCACCGCGGCTACCGTGCTGGTCCTGGTGGCTGCCATGGTTTTGATGGCCTTCCGGCCGACTCTGGCTGTCTCGGTCGGGGCTGCGCCCAATACTGGAGGCGTCCAGGAGGCATCGTCAAAGAGCATCCAGCCGACTGGTCACACCAGCAGAGCATCAATCAGGGTAAAGGGGATGGCCTTTGTGCCGGATTCCATCACCATCAATGCAGGCGACCGGTTGGTTGTAGAATTTCAGAACACCGGAGATCAGCGGCATGACTTGGTTTTCGCCAATGGCAAGAGCACGGGATCCGTTCCTGTAGGCCAGAGCGTCTCGGTCGACGTGGGCGTCCTGGGCGGCGACACATTGGGATGGTGCTCGCTGGCAGGACACCGTCAGATGGGCATGGAGCTCAAGGTCAAGGCCAGGGGTGGAACAACTACCGAGCAAGTGCAGTCCTCCGCTCAGAAGATGACCATGAGCCAGGTCCCTTCGGCATCCAAGCTCAAGTCGCAGGCCGAGAAGAGCGACCCTGCCAAGGCCACTCTTCCGCCCCTGGATGACCAGGGGAGGGCTGGTACCAGAAAGTACACCCTGGATGTCAAGGAACGTAAGGAGCAGGTGGCAGCAGGGCTTACGCGCACGGTATGGAGCTTTGATGATGAGGGCGATCCGCGGGATGAGGGGTCGAGGCCCTTGGCCCAGGGTCCGGTGCTCAGAGGCCGGGTGGGAGACACCTTTGAAGTCACCATCAGAAACAGGGGAAGCATGAGCCATTCCATTGACTTTCATGCTGGTCCGGCCGTCCCCCAGACCATGATGCGCAACATCGAGCCAGGCAAGGAGCTCCTGTACACCTTCACCGCTGATCGGGCTGGCATTTGGATGTACCACTGCAGCAGCGACCCCATGTCAAACCATATAGCCAACGGCATGTATGGGGCTGTGGTCGTGGATGACGGCGCCCTTCCGCCAGTGGCTGCTGAATATGTTCTGGTCCAGTCCGAGATCTATCTGGGGTCCAATGGAGGGACTGCCGATGCTGAAAGGGTGGCGGCCATGAGCCCGGATATCATGACCTTCAACGGACGGGCCTTTCAATATGACGCCCACCCCCTCAAGCTGGGGAAGGGGCAAAGGGTCCGCATCTGGGTTCTGGATGCCGGACCCAACCAGCCGCTGTCCTTCCATATCGTGGGAACCCAGTTCGATACGGTCTGGACCGAGGGCCGTTATCTGATAGGTGGAGGTTCAGGAGGTAATTCCTCTGTCTCATCGGCCGGAGCGCAGGTACTGCCCTTGTTGCCGGCCCAAGGCGGCTTTGTCGAGCTCAGGGTCGATCAGCCGGGTGACTATTCCATAGTCAACCACGTCATGAGCCTGGCCGAAAAGGGCGCCCACGGCATCCTGCAGGTTTCATGA
- a CDS encoding helix-turn-helix transcriptional regulator produces MSQEIQARKRRDQTPSRRRSGEEIRSAILDYLHTSAERTGTGLTAQQIGTAFDIHPTTARFHLERLVEQGDAVRQRKDHDGQSAGRGRPAVIYSPTSMNRAREDMISSLCMALETACPDTRSRNRAALKAGMAWGRTLAKQSRENTENDIPPSLTQTLLNALTTLGFAPVRAQPNTTCLYLTSCPFLYSVGSHPIICTIHLGMIQGLVDGRNKKAGDKQSSVSLKPLSSPKGCFLKVVKADSRSKMRVKQ; encoded by the coding sequence ATGAGTCAGGAAATTCAAGCCCGCAAGCGACGGGACCAAACGCCCTCCAGGCGAAGAAGCGGGGAAGAGATCCGCTCCGCAATCTTGGATTACCTGCATACGTCAGCCGAACGGACCGGTACAGGTCTTACCGCGCAGCAAATCGGAACAGCCTTCGACATCCATCCGACGACCGCCCGTTTCCATCTTGAACGTCTGGTCGAACAAGGTGATGCAGTCCGCCAGAGAAAAGACCATGATGGTCAATCAGCCGGTCGAGGCAGACCAGCTGTCATCTACTCCCCCACATCCATGAACCGAGCCAGGGAGGATATGATCTCCTCGCTCTGCATGGCTCTGGAAACCGCCTGCCCCGATACCCGAAGCAGAAACAGAGCCGCGCTGAAAGCGGGCATGGCCTGGGGCCGAACCCTGGCCAAGCAGAGCAGGGAAAATACAGAAAATGACATTCCACCGAGCCTCACTCAGACGCTGTTGAATGCTCTGACCACCCTGGGTTTTGCTCCGGTGAGAGCGCAGCCGAATACAACATGCCTGTATCTGACCTCATGCCCCTTCTTGTACAGCGTCGGCAGCCATCCCATTATCTGCACAATCCATCTGGGCATGATCCAAGGGCTCGTGGATGGCAGAAACAAGAAGGCCGGCGACAAACAATCCAGCGTATCCTTGAAACCCTTGTCCTCACCAAAAGGCTGCTTTCTGAAAGTAGTGAAAGCGGATAGTCGATCAAAAATGAGAGTAAAGCAATGA